From one Humulus lupulus chromosome 8, drHumLupu1.1, whole genome shotgun sequence genomic stretch:
- the LOC133797638 gene encoding Golgi SNAP receptor complex member 1-2: MTDQSLEMQESGWEELRKEARKIEGDLDVKLSSYGKLGARFNQGGYVDTGSPTVGSSRSWKSMEMEIQSLLEKLLDINDSMSRCAASAAPATSVNQKLARHRDILHEFTQEFRRIKGNINSLREHAELLTSVREDISEFKASGSMSPRMQLLRERAAIHGSISHIDDVISQAQTTRAVLGSQRALFGDVQGKVKLLSDKFPVIRGLLGSIRRRRSRDTLILSAVIAACTLFLIIYWLSK, translated from the exons ATGACGGATCAGAGTCTGGAGATGCAGGAGTCGGGCTGGGAGGAGCTGAGAAAGGAGGCCCGGAAGATCGAAGGCGATCTCGACGTCAAGTTATCTTCGTACGGAAAACTCGGGGCTAGGTTCAACCAAGGAG GTTATGTGGATACCGGATCACCAACTGTTGGGTCTAGCAGGTCATGGAAGTCTATGGAAATGGAAATTCAATCTCTGCTTGAGAAGCTGTTGGATATAAATGATTCAATGAGCCGATGTGCAGCTTCTGCTGCACCAGCTACTTCTGTAAATCAAAAACTAGCAAGGCACAGAGACATACTTCATGAGTTTACCCAG GAATTTAGACGAATCAAGGGGAACATAAACTCATTGAGGGAACATGCAGAGCTTCTGACTTCAGTCAGGGAGGACATCAGTGAGTTTAAG GCATCTGGGAGTATGTCACCAAGGATGCAGTTACTAAGGGAGAGAGCTGCCATCCATGGAAGTATATCTCAC ATTGATGATGTGATTAGTCAGGCTCAAACAACAAGAGCAGTCTTGGGCTCTCAAAGGGCTTTATTTGGAGATGTTCAAGGGAAAGTGAAACTTCTAAGTGACAAGTTTCCTGTTATTCGTGGCCTGCTTG GTTCAATCAGAAGACGACGATCAAGAGACACTCTTATTCTGTCTGCAGTAATTGCGGCTTGTACCCTTTTTCTTATCATCTATTGGCTTTCAAAATAG